Proteins co-encoded in one Astyanax mexicanus isolate ESR-SI-001 chromosome 1, AstMex3_surface, whole genome shotgun sequence genomic window:
- the agtr2 gene encoding type-2 angiotensin II receptor yields MDTDSSLNVTDAPFQHQVQNDSCDYLSPTVSQYQRRLVPIFYTFIFLLGFFGNMLVICVFCQSSSRRTVANTYLVNLAASDLLFLSSLPFWAVYYSMGYDWVFGRLACKLCGALLTINVYASVFFITCMSVDRYRAIVYPLSTRSVCHARTISVVIWLVAVLSTVPTLAFRDIHPLSQLNVTACVMIYPNSLWHPMLTLAKNTLGFLMPFVVMATCYSRIGRHLLTTPDHLEQAQNRIDRVLRLVIAVVLAFFLCWCTFHVLTFLGALRDLGVNFSCRTDLAVGALLPISLCLGFSNSAINPFLYCFVGNHFREQLCRLYDEKAPRLSQKRDSISTRLSSFSRKLSDVKDSGTIENLSQNGAP; encoded by the coding sequence ATGGACACAGACTCCTCCCTCAATGTGACCGACGCCCCATTTCAGCATCAAGTCCAAAATGACTCATGCGACTATCTTTCGCCCACCGTCTCCCAGTACCAGAGGAGACTGGTGCCTATTTTTTACACCTTCATATTCCTGCTGGGGTTCTTTGGCAACATGCTCGTTATCTGCGTGTTCTGCCAGAGTTCATCACGGCGGACTGTGGCCAACACATATCTGGTGAACCTGGCAGCGTCAGACTTGCTGTTCCTCAGCAGCCTGCCCTTCTGGGCCGTGTACTACTCCATGGGCTACGACTGGGTCTTCGGGAGGCTGGCGTGCAAGCTTTGCGGTGCCTTGCTGACGATAAATGTCTATGCTAGTGTCTTTTTCATCACTTGCATGAGTGTGGACCGCTACCGTGCCATTGTGTACCCACTGAGCACCCGGAGTGTCTGCCACGCTCGGACCATTAGCGTCGTCATCTGGCTGGTGGCTGTCCTGTCCACTGTCCCCACACTAGCATTCCGAGACATACACCCATTGAGCCAACTGAATGTAACGGCCTGCGTCATGATCTATCCTAACAGCCTTTGGCACCCCATGCTAACCCTAGCTAAGAACACACTAGGGTTCCTAATGCCCTTTGTCGTGATGGCCACCTGCTACAGCCGCATCGGCCGCCACCTACTGACCACACCCGACCACCTTGAGCAGGCTCAGAACAGGATAGACCGTGTTTTGCGATTGGTCATCGCCGTGGTCTTGGCCTTCTTCTTGTGTTGGTGCACCTTCCATGTGTTGACCTTCCTGGGGGCTCTGAGAGACCTGGGGGTGAACTTTAGCTGCAGAACAGACCTGGCGGTGGGAGCATTGTTGCCCATCTCGCTCTGTTTGGGCTTTTCCAACTCGGCCATCAACCCCTTCCTCTACTGCTTCGTAGGGAATCACTTCAGAGAGCAGCTCTGTCGACTCTACGATGAGAAAGCACCCAGGCTCTCGCAAAAGCGAGACTCCATCAGCACACGCCTCAGCTCTTTCTCACGCAAACTCAGTGATGTCAAAGACTCTGGAACTATAGAGAACTTGTCTCAGAATGGTGCCCCCTAA